A single window of Vidua chalybeata isolate OUT-0048 chromosome 7, bVidCha1 merged haplotype, whole genome shotgun sequence DNA harbors:
- the ACKR3 gene encoding atypical chemokine receptor 3 has translation MSALDLTSILDFLETANLTEINWTCNNGECITVDATTCPGTLNKSALLYTLSFFYIFIFVIGLVANSVVVWVNLQAKMTGYETHLYIFNLAIADLCVVITLPVWVVSLVQHNQWHMGEITCKITHLIFSINLYSSIFFLACMSVDRYLSVAYFTNSSSRKKKIIRRCICILVWLLAFSASLPDTYYLKTVSSNNETYCRPVYPEESFKEWLIGMELISVVLGFLIPFPIIAVFYFLLAKSISTSSDQERKSNGKIIFSYVVVFLVCWLPYHVAVLLDIFYSLHFIPFSCQMENFLYATLHITQCFSLVHCCVNPILYSFINRNYRYELMKAFIFKYSAKTGLTKLIDASRVSEAEYSALEQNAK, from the coding sequence ATGAGCGCGCTTGACTTGACTTCCATCCTGGATTTCCTGGAGACGGCCAACTTGACGGAGATCAACTGGACGTGCAACAACGGCGAGTGCATCACGGTGGATGCGACAACATGCCCTGGCACGCTCAACAAGAGCGCCCTGCTCTACACCCTGTCCTTCTTCTACATCTTCATCTTCGTCATAGGCCTGGTGGCCAACTCGGTGGTGGTGTGGGTCAACCTCCAGGCCAAAATGACCGGCTATGAAACCCACCTGTACATCTTCAACCTGGCCATCGCCGACCTGTGCGTCGTGATCACCCTGCCTGTGTGGGTCGTCTCGCTCGTCCAGCACAACCAGTGGCACATGGGGGAAATCACGTGCAAGATAACTCACCTGATATTTTCCATCAACTTGTACAGCAGCATCTTCTTCCTGGCGTGCATGAGCGTGGACCGCTACCTCTCGGTCGCCTATTTCACCAACTCCAGCAGCCGCAAGAAGAAGATCATCCGCCGCTGCATCTGCATCCTGGTGTGGCTCCTGGCCTTCTCCGCGTCCCTCCCAGACACCTATTACCTCAAGACGGTCTCCTCCAACAACGAGACCTACTGCAGGCCCGTTTACCCCGAAGAGAGCTTCAAGGAGTGGTTGATTGGCATGGAGCTCATCTCCGTGGTGCTGGGCTTCCTCATCCCCTTTCCCATCATCGCCgtgttttatttcctcctgGCCAAGAGCATCTCCACCTCCAGCGACCAGGAGCGGAAGAGCAACGGGAAGATCATCTTCTCCTATGTCGTGGTGTTCCTGGTGTGCTGGCTGCCCTACCATGTGGCTGTCCTGCTGGACATCTTCTACAGCCTTCATTTCATCCCCTTCAGCTGCCAGATGGAGAACTTCCTCTACGCCACCCTCCACATCACTCAGTGTTTCTCCCTAGTCCACTGCTGCGTCAACCCCATCCTGTACAGCTTCATCAACCGCAACTACAGATACGAGCTCATGAAAGCCTTTATTTTCAAGTACTCTGCCAAAACTGGCCTCACTAAACTCATCGACGCCTCCAGAGTGTCAGAAGCAGAATACTCAGCTCTGGAGCAAAATGCCAAATGA